One genomic segment of Mesotoga sp. UBA6090 includes these proteins:
- a CDS encoding DUF6036 family nucleotidyltransferase gives MNRNMDFSDIEVALKALNSQLTRVGEKVGLVVCGGTGLNALGLVQRTTADIDVVGFAEEVEDQIVISRAEFPIWLRDAAGKVARDLGLAKDWINDGPASLVELGLPEGFSERLTKSEIGSSLSVYYISRIDQIHFKLYASADRGGYHVDDLMKLEPTEREIVEAAKWTMTHDVSPAFRGIMIDLLRRLGFDDASKELQDTDNR, from the coding sequence ATGAATAGGAATATGGATTTTTCCGATATCGAAGTCGCATTGAAGGCTCTGAATTCTCAGTTAACGAGAGTTGGTGAGAAAGTCGGATTGGTTGTTTGTGGCGGCACCGGACTGAACGCTCTTGGCTTAGTGCAAAGGACAACAGCTGATATTGATGTGGTTGGTTTCGCAGAGGAAGTCGAGGATCAGATTGTCATAAGTAGAGCAGAATTCCCCATTTGGCTTCGGGACGCTGCAGGAAAAGTTGCCAGGGATCTTGGGCTTGCCAAAGACTGGATAAACGATGGACCGGCATCACTCGTAGAACTAGGTTTGCCTGAGGGATTCTCTGAACGACTTACCAAAAGTGAAATTGGAAGCTCTCTTTCTGTTTACTATATTTCTCGAATAGATCAGATTCATTTCAAGTTGTATGCTTCAGCTGACCGTGGCGGCTATCATGTAGATGACCTGATGAAGTTAGAGCCTACTGAAAGAGAGATTGTAGAGGCAGCGAAATGGACTATGACTCATGATGTCTCACCGGCCTTTAGAGGAATCATGATTGACCTTTTGCGGAGGCTTGGTTTTGATGATGCATCCAAAGAGCTTCAAGACACTGATAATAGATAA
- a CDS encoding S8 family serine peptidase: MASPHVAGVAAFVLAANSELTNVQVRSILQQTAESLGLKREHQGYGLVRADLAVQSASGVTPEPDTSITVSSVDYSLSKNLKHMYVSVQLEPVVVGASVSIAVYLNGGSSPYYTGTITTDTAGVAKFTVVNASSGTYSTVITKVKAPGYTWDGDFPVNSYSKQ, from the coding sequence ATGGCTTCGCCGCATGTTGCTGGAGTTGCTGCCTTTGTTCTTGCCGCAAACTCTGAACTGACGAACGTTCAGGTCAGATCAATCCTCCAGCAGACGGCAGAAAGTCTGGGGCTGAAACGGGAGCATCAGGGATATGGGCTGGTCAGAGCCGATCTAGCAGTTCAGAGTGCGTCGGGAGTCACTCCTGAACCCGATACTTCGATCACAGTGTCTAGTGTCGATTATTCGTTGAGTAAGAATCTCAAGCATATGTATGTTTCAGTTCAACTGGAGCCGGTTGTTGTCGGAGCAAGTGTTTCGATAGCAGTCTACCTTAACGGAGGCAGTTCACCATACTACACTGGAACAATCACGACAGACACGGCGGGTGTTGCCAAGTTCACGGTTGTCAATGCGTCGTCTGGGACTTATTCGACTGTGATCACGAAGGTCAAAGCACCCGGGTACACCTGGGACGGTGATTTTCCTGTCAATTCATACTCTAAGCAATGA
- a CDS encoding glycosyltransferase, producing MFANTESTYTKQFLTQMSRSLSNASFDVITPMTVPLECIAVNQHTFADTKSILSRIPKVRGFHRLERIRQFISRSDNYDICQIHVVNPQYWYLRGVLQKKCRNVVSSIWGSDFYRVSHLSRRRQEALFRISSAITFTNRNTLEEFDRYFQERYSDKLRVCRFGLAPLSELKKLRLTKAECRRSLGIPDDSFLVTIGYNANPGQQHLRVLESIRGYSGKLPGNLYILLPLTYGGPQNYKSSLKNWLEDSGLRHKLFSKFMPDREIALIRKASDVFINVQVTDQFSGSMQEHLFAENVVITGDWLPYKTLDERGVFMRKVSSVDDVGRELLHVAHNLDSLRKNCLINPDIIWELSSWEKNIQSWVGLYEGFFDNRS from the coding sequence ATGTTCGCTAATACTGAGTCGACCTATACGAAGCAATTTTTGACTCAAATGAGTCGTTCATTGTCTAATGCTTCTTTTGACGTGATTACTCCTATGACCGTTCCACTAGAATGCATAGCCGTTAATCAGCATACCTTTGCAGACACCAAAAGTATTCTTTCAAGAATCCCTAAGGTAAGAGGATTTCACAGACTGGAGAGGATTAGACAGTTCATCTCCAGGTCTGATAATTACGACATATGTCAGATTCACGTTGTCAATCCGCAGTATTGGTATTTGCGAGGCGTGTTACAGAAGAAGTGCAGAAATGTTGTTTCATCAATTTGGGGAAGTGATTTCTACAGGGTCTCCCATCTTTCTCGACGACGACAGGAAGCACTCTTCAGGATTTCCAGTGCGATCACTTTCACAAACAGAAATACTCTAGAAGAGTTTGATCGATACTTTCAGGAGAGGTATTCAGACAAACTGAGAGTATGCAGATTCGGTCTTGCTCCACTTTCTGAACTCAAGAAGTTGCGTCTCACGAAGGCAGAATGTAGAAGATCTCTAGGTATTCCAGATGACTCATTCCTGGTTACCATTGGATATAATGCGAATCCCGGCCAGCAACACTTACGTGTTCTCGAGAGCATACGTGGTTATAGTGGGAAACTTCCAGGGAATCTCTACATTTTGCTCCCTTTAACATATGGCGGTCCACAGAACTACAAGAGTTCATTGAAGAACTGGCTGGAAGATTCAGGTCTTAGACACAAGTTGTTTTCCAAATTTATGCCCGATCGAGAAATTGCTTTGATCCGAAAGGCATCTGATGTATTCATTAATGTACAGGTTACCGATCAATTCTCTGGTTCTATGCAGGAGCATCTTTTCGCCGAAAATGTTGTGATTACTGGGGATTGGTTGCCCTACAAAACTCTTGACGAGAGAGGTGTGTTCATGCGGAAGGTCTCATCGGTCGATGATGTTGGAAGAGAACTCCTACATGTTGCACATAATCTAGATTCGCTGAGAAAGAATTGCCTCATAAACCCGGACATTATTTGGGAGCTTTCAAGTTGGGAGAAAAACATTCAGTCTTGGGTTGGTTTGTATGAGGGGTTCTTTGACAATAGATCTTAA
- a CDS encoding ATP-grasp domain-containing protein, which produces MIDKIRRFVEWRIVGIPDTRLPKTDKVDIKEAEKVLIDWPEETAKPSVGLTRDTNENPHWTKFRRFLKNNRFDFEIFDYHRSDWLETAKNYDLIIWSPNSGPAELDEMKRKIYILEKKLGKKCFPDYETLLLCDDKVMSTYFLKMNGLPVADTFISNDYYEIEQMKTKLTYPLVSKRFHGASSREVDLIKNLGQLSRFSRKVFSFYGKKCSNAYFRQKNYVYFQRFIEGEGMDLRVNIAGNVITGYFRKPKHNDFRASGSGLVIKEDLPDEAIEIALKTYSAIGKAMLGVDMMRDREGKYWIIEISPFIGVITPIQLKVNNVAGSYFLSEDGVLDFRAENYWPQELALRVFFEQTYLSSVEEWKKKHIDPALRRGSLTKRIGNS; this is translated from the coding sequence ATGATTGACAAGATCCGTCGCTTTGTCGAATGGAGAATTGTTGGAATTCCAGATACTAGATTACCTAAGACTGATAAGGTAGATATCAAAGAGGCTGAAAAGGTTCTAATAGACTGGCCAGAGGAAACTGCAAAACCATCCGTCGGTCTAACCCGGGATACCAATGAGAATCCCCACTGGACGAAATTCAGGAGGTTTCTGAAGAACAACAGATTTGATTTTGAGATATTCGATTATCATCGTTCTGACTGGCTAGAAACGGCAAAGAATTATGACTTGATAATCTGGTCCCCGAATAGTGGCCCCGCTGAACTAGATGAAATGAAGAGAAAGATCTATATACTTGAGAAAAAATTGGGCAAGAAATGTTTTCCCGACTATGAAACGCTTCTTCTTTGCGATGACAAGGTAATGTCTACATACTTCTTGAAAATGAATGGGCTACCCGTTGCAGATACGTTCATTTCTAACGATTACTATGAAATCGAACAAATGAAAACCAAACTTACTTATCCACTAGTTTCAAAACGCTTTCACGGTGCTAGCTCTAGGGAAGTAGATCTGATTAAGAACCTTGGACAGCTTTCCCGTTTTTCTCGCAAGGTCTTCTCTTTCTATGGAAAGAAGTGCAGCAATGCATACTTTCGTCAGAAGAACTATGTCTACTTCCAGCGTTTCATTGAGGGAGAAGGAATGGACCTTAGAGTCAATATTGCGGGGAATGTTATAACTGGATACTTCAGGAAGCCAAAGCATAATGACTTCAGAGCCTCCGGGAGCGGTTTAGTTATTAAAGAAGACTTACCAGACGAAGCTATTGAAATTGCTCTGAAAACCTATTCTGCGATAGGAAAAGCAATGCTTGGAGTAGACATGATGAGGGATAGAGAAGGGAAATACTGGATCATTGAGATCTCTCCGTTCATAGGTGTGATTACCCCTATTCAGCTAAAAGTCAACAATGTTGCAGGCTCATACTTTCTTAGCGAAGATGGAGTACTGGATTTCAGAGCAGAAAATTATTGGCCCCAAGAACTTGCCTTAAGAGTCTTCTTTGAGCAGACCTATCTATCATCTGTCGAAGAGTGGAAGAAAAAACACATTGATCCTGCGCTCCGCAGAGGGAGTTTGACAAAAAGAATTGGTAATTCTTAG
- a CDS encoding glycosyltransferase has protein sequence MKVLVIGYGHTKNDKRVARTVDVFRQCGLVHYQYWEDSGTKNEEELTNVKNYPLNRNSMKGLGRYGKRFSFDKEILRLVRQKDYDLAYFHFSPALMPVRIFSEAKKRGKIIIYDLHEIMPEQRLPEKASIFRPIMWGILRKQFSLCDGVVFASEDASNYMLRKTGQSVKRFILPNYAYESANGIFQDNRQNEIVVVGGTQRDISISRELVVRLKSKFRIVSIGMKWKMADENIPFLKYEKMMERISRARFTLIAFNSRSDLNYKNDIYSLPHKFYDSLAAGTPVLVAERFVSMRRIVERTGTGLVLNLIEQPNENFAKICYSIDAYDEYLHNLEKYHNDFVWDNSKRESFRDFVEEVCEDNYPS, from the coding sequence ATGAAAGTACTGGTGATAGGTTATGGACACACCAAAAATGATAAAAGGGTTGCAAGAACAGTAGATGTATTTCGGCAATGTGGATTAGTACACTATCAGTATTGGGAAGACTCAGGAACAAAAAATGAAGAAGAACTTACTAATGTCAAGAACTACCCCTTGAACAGGAATTCAATGAAGGGTTTAGGAAGGTATGGAAAGCGGTTTAGTTTTGATAAAGAAATCTTGAGACTAGTTCGCCAAAAGGATTACGACTTGGCGTATTTCCACTTTTCACCCGCTTTGATGCCTGTTAGAATATTCTCTGAAGCAAAAAAGAGAGGAAAAATAATAATCTACGATCTTCACGAGATCATGCCAGAACAACGGCTTCCTGAGAAAGCATCAATCTTTAGACCAATAATGTGGGGAATTCTGAGAAAGCAATTTTCACTTTGTGATGGAGTGGTCTTTGCATCAGAAGACGCATCGAATTACATGCTTCGAAAAACTGGTCAATCCGTAAAACGCTTCATTCTACCAAATTACGCATACGAATCTGCAAATGGGATCTTTCAAGATAATAGGCAAAACGAGATTGTTGTTGTTGGAGGTACTCAAAGAGATATTTCTATCTCCAGAGAACTTGTTGTTAGACTGAAGAGCAAATTTAGAATTGTATCGATTGGTATGAAATGGAAAATGGCGGATGAAAATATTCCTTTCTTAAAGTATGAGAAGATGATGGAAAGAATATCCAGAGCTCGTTTTACCCTAATTGCATTTAACAGTAGATCGGATCTGAATTACAAGAATGACATCTACTCGCTTCCTCACAAATTCTACGATTCTCTTGCCGCAGGAACACCTGTTTTGGTTGCAGAAAGGTTTGTGTCAATGAGAAGAATAGTTGAAAGAACAGGGACGGGACTGGTTTTGAATCTTATTGAACAGCCTAACGAGAATTTCGCTAAGATATGTTATTCGATTGATGCTTATGATGAGTATCTTCACAATTTGGAGAAGTATCACAATGATTTCGTATGGGACAATAGCAAACGCGAGAGTTTCAGAGATTTTGTTGAAGAAGTTTGTGAAGATAACTATCCCAGTTGA
- a CDS encoding phenylacetate--CoA ligase family protein has protein sequence MSIVNIYSRLPVALRELLANIYARRLHSRRFGGEFGKLLEFLEESQYWDQERLMIFQIERLRQVISNSYENVPHFRKLFRDIDLRPSDVTSLEILKEIPVMTKDMIKSDPRSFTSENIRSIETIKDFSSGTTGAKLEFFLPLSLYRLNFAALWRFYGWAGVHLGDKRVTLGARVIGERPPYWIYNKSENQLLMSIHHLNSNTISSYIEKLMEFEPLFIQGHPTGIEILADEMLRRREKLKVKAVFTTGETLIDTARDKIENAFGCKVFESYGVSECVVAAFECEKHNGLHEAPEYGITELESSGEEGFYSVIGTSLWNNAMPFIRYRIEDLIVPCERSSCSCGRSLPLVIKKVIGRIDDIVFDTERNPVLPVTIRMHLKPLLKPFQNYQLIQTDKGEYEFKLTITDEKPTGDFIKMLSKLLGDNAAIKISEVTKIDATGGKIRNVVNRCIRTERRI, from the coding sequence ATGAGTATTGTAAACATCTACTCAAGACTTCCAGTAGCATTGAGAGAGTTGTTAGCCAATATCTATGCAAGGAGATTGCATAGCAGGCGATTTGGCGGGGAATTTGGAAAGCTCCTCGAGTTTCTCGAGGAGAGTCAGTATTGGGACCAGGAAAGACTAATGATCTTCCAAATAGAAAGATTGCGACAAGTCATATCGAACTCCTACGAGAATGTTCCTCACTTCAGGAAGCTGTTTCGAGATATTGATCTTCGACCCTCAGATGTTACTTCTCTAGAAATCCTGAAAGAGATTCCAGTTATGACCAAAGATATGATAAAGAGTGATCCACGATCATTCACCAGCGAAAACATCAGAAGTATCGAAACGATCAAGGACTTTTCAAGCGGAACAACGGGAGCAAAACTCGAATTCTTTCTGCCTCTAAGCCTTTACAGGTTGAATTTTGCTGCGCTCTGGCGATTTTATGGTTGGGCTGGAGTTCATCTGGGTGACAAAAGGGTGACTCTGGGGGCTAGGGTAATTGGTGAGAGACCTCCTTACTGGATATACAACAAGAGCGAGAACCAGCTCTTGATGTCGATTCATCATCTGAATAGCAATACCATTTCCTCCTACATTGAGAAGCTGATGGAATTCGAGCCCCTCTTCATTCAAGGGCACCCAACGGGAATTGAAATACTGGCAGATGAGATGTTGAGAAGAAGAGAAAAGTTGAAGGTAAAAGCTGTCTTCACAACAGGTGAGACTCTTATTGATACAGCCAGGGATAAGATCGAAAATGCTTTCGGGTGCAAAGTCTTCGAGTCGTATGGTGTTAGCGAATGTGTAGTTGCAGCGTTTGAATGTGAAAAGCACAACGGGTTACATGAGGCGCCTGAGTATGGGATTACAGAGCTAGAGAGTAGTGGAGAAGAGGGTTTCTACTCCGTTATTGGTACTTCGCTTTGGAACAATGCAATGCCGTTTATCAGATACAGAATTGAAGACCTGATTGTTCCTTGTGAAAGATCCAGTTGTAGTTGTGGCAGAAGCCTACCTTTAGTAATCAAAAAGGTGATCGGAAGGATCGATGACATTGTGTTTGATACAGAGCGTAATCCTGTGTTGCCGGTTACAATTCGTATGCACTTGAAGCCTCTTTTGAAACCGTTTCAGAACTACCAGCTAATTCAAACTGACAAGGGAGAATATGAGTTTAAACTGACAATCACAGATGAGAAACCAACTGGGGACTTCATCAAAATGTTGTCCAAACTACTGGGGGACAACGCAGCTATAAAGATAAGTGAGGTCACCAAAATTGATGCCACAGGCGGTAAGATAAGAAATGTCGTAAACAGATGCATTAGAACGGAGAGAAGAATATGA
- a CDS encoding CapA family protein: protein MNSKSTIGFCGDVMLARGFLKAQKSRVLDSVLSEDLLRRLSNLDYLIGNLETPICSGNKIIGDFYMPPAYAELLTHFECMSLANNHIFDCGETGVVETIATLNKLNIGFTGICSGSKDLCYPRIIASNGGNISLIGCIEDSLYPEFAGSSFSILKLSDLLNSSLLNELDEREDIVANVVLLHAGKEFTPFPSRKLVESARKLVIKGADLVITSHSHFVSGFERIAEGGMILYGLGDFIFDVPVSGRKTSIVPIFEISKNGLSLSEILFTKKSSDLTVNLVEDKREIRKLHRKIEKYSTSLSNNPGALRIIVLSKLYVWNYQLSRIMWMIRSKGFKTTVRFLLDVLKRVVRKTFMHLRGKE, encoded by the coding sequence TTGAATTCCAAGTCAACAATCGGGTTTTGCGGAGATGTTATGCTTGCGCGTGGTTTCCTGAAGGCTCAAAAGAGCAGAGTGCTTGATTCCGTATTGTCAGAGGATCTCCTTAGAAGGCTTTCAAACCTTGATTATCTGATCGGGAATTTAGAGACACCTATTTGCAGTGGAAACAAAATCATCGGGGACTTCTATATGCCTCCCGCCTACGCTGAATTGCTTACACATTTTGAATGCATGTCTCTTGCAAACAATCACATTTTTGATTGCGGCGAAACGGGTGTAGTAGAAACAATAGCTACACTGAATAAGCTCAATATTGGATTCACGGGGATTTGCTCTGGATCGAAAGATCTTTGCTACCCAAGAATAATTGCTTCTAATGGAGGGAATATTTCGTTAATTGGTTGCATAGAAGATTCTCTGTATCCTGAATTTGCAGGATCATCTTTCTCAATACTTAAGCTTTCTGATCTTCTGAATTCTTCGCTTCTTAACGAACTTGACGAGCGTGAAGATATCGTCGCGAACGTTGTCCTGCTGCATGCAGGTAAGGAGTTTACTCCATTTCCGTCAAGGAAACTAGTTGAATCTGCAAGAAAGCTTGTGATCAAGGGAGCGGATCTAGTAATTACTAGTCATAGTCATTTCGTAAGCGGCTTTGAACGTATTGCAGAAGGTGGGATGATTCTTTACGGGCTTGGTGATTTCATATTTGACGTTCCGGTATCAGGAAGAAAGACCTCAATCGTTCCTATTTTTGAGATCTCTAAGAATGGATTATCACTTTCGGAAATTCTATTCACAAAGAAGTCATCTGACTTGACAGTGAACTTGGTTGAAGACAAGAGAGAGATCAGAAAACTGCATCGAAAAATCGAGAAATACAGTACTTCACTTTCAAATAACCCCGGGGCTCTTAGGATTATAGTACTCAGTAAGTTGTACGTTTGGAATTATCAACTTTCAAGAATAATGTGGATGATTAGAAGTAAAGGATTCAAAACAACCGTTAGGTTTTTGCTAGATGTTCTGAAAAGGGTTGTTAGAAAAACCTTCATGCATTTGCGAGGGAAAGAATAA
- a CDS encoding carbohydrate deacetylase has translation MKRLIVNADGFGFTFGINRGIFESVTDGIVTSTSCVVNFPAIEEVGKLAREFKFLSIGIHFNLSVGFPVCKPKEIPSLVNEKGEFHGTRFSSLLMKGRIVEEEMVKELRAQARMLRSYGVEISHWDGHQNKHLYPPFFRSGMSVAEEFGIKAIRTHRRYLFSSASKNRTRALAKYYISHPKQIATHIYARRNTRMAERNGFKAADRLITPAYLDRSKKSNLETWVAIMKRIPEGTNEIYCHPGYPDDTLRKYAIYVDERLEEVAIMKSAEVKEAARENGVTLISFWEL, from the coding sequence ATGAAACGGTTGATTGTCAATGCCGATGGATTTGGTTTTACATTTGGAATAAACAGAGGGATCTTTGAGAGCGTTACAGATGGAATAGTAACAAGCACTAGTTGCGTTGTCAATTTTCCAGCCATTGAAGAGGTTGGTAAACTTGCAAGAGAGTTTAAGTTTTTAAGCATTGGAATTCATTTCAATCTCTCCGTCGGTTTCCCGGTTTGTAAACCCAAAGAAATTCCCTCTCTAGTTAATGAAAAGGGCGAATTCCACGGTACCCGCTTTTCTTCACTTCTAATGAAAGGAAGGATAGTTGAAGAGGAAATGGTTAAGGAGCTAAGAGCACAAGCGAGAATGCTCAGAAGCTATGGTGTGGAAATCTCCCACTGGGATGGACATCAGAACAAGCATCTTTATCCACCTTTCTTTAGAAGTGGGATGAGTGTCGCAGAGGAGTTTGGTATTAAAGCAATTCGAACTCACAGACGCTATCTATTTTCATCGGCGAGCAAGAATCGCACACGGGCTTTGGCAAAATATTATATATCTCATCCAAAACAGATCGCGACACATATTTATGCAAGAAGGAATACTAGAATGGCAGAAAGAAATGGATTCAAAGCCGCTGATAGGTTGATTACACCTGCGTATCTTGACAGAAGCAAGAAAAGCAATCTTGAGACTTGGGTAGCTATAATGAAAAGAATTCCAGAAGGAACAAACGAGATTTACTGTCATCCAGGTTATCCTGACGATACGCTGAGAAAATACGCGATTTACGTTGATGAAAGACTAGAAGAAGTTGCTATCATGAAATCTGCCGAAGTCAAGGAAGCCGCCAGAGAAAACGGCGTGACACTTATTTCCTTCTGGGAGCTTTAG
- a CDS encoding glycosyltransferase codes for MCGYLFSEGSEIMKVCHITTAHPALDARIFYNECQSLSANGYDVALIAPGERDFEKSGVRVLSIKRSRRGLISRIVMPWRALRRALREKAAIYHFHDPDFIFAGLFMKLLRKKVVYDVHEHYVEVIPARKGRKSGGLFSAILRFVLETVPSKAFDMLVFPTQSLSEEYEKAKRKTVIMNLFRIDSLEEHESESSAGKEFDIIHLGTVSQLRMKFMLDVISELSRLREDFSWVFVGLSTETIEWVNSNSASKSIQRHLILMEKVEHMKALELVRLSSVGFNYHPFEKRFQVAIPMKVFEYMAYGLAIVSTSLPELSLLLTDQKDSILVESQSAEDYAVAINDLLDDPARMGRISAEARQTILERLNWEMSEEPKLLHSYSKILGGN; via the coding sequence GTGTGCGGTTATCTTTTCAGCGAGGGCAGCGAAATCATGAAGGTCTGTCATATTACTACAGCTCACCCTGCGCTTGACGCAAGGATCTTCTACAACGAGTGTCAGAGTTTGAGTGCAAATGGCTATGATGTAGCACTTATCGCGCCAGGTGAAAGAGATTTTGAGAAGAGCGGTGTGAGAGTCCTTTCAATAAAGAGATCGAGGAGAGGCCTTATCTCTCGAATCGTAATGCCGTGGAGAGCCTTACGCAGGGCCTTAAGAGAAAAAGCAGCGATATATCATTTTCATGATCCAGACTTCATTTTTGCTGGACTTTTCATGAAGTTGCTGCGTAAGAAAGTGGTTTACGATGTTCATGAGCATTATGTAGAGGTAATTCCAGCGAGAAAGGGAAGAAAGTCCGGAGGACTATTCTCGGCAATCCTGAGGTTTGTTCTTGAGACAGTTCCCTCGAAGGCTTTCGACATGCTAGTTTTTCCGACTCAGTCTCTCTCAGAGGAGTATGAGAAAGCCAAGAGGAAGACTGTGATTATGAATCTCTTCCGTATCGATAGTCTGGAAGAACATGAATCGGAGAGCAGTGCCGGCAAAGAATTCGATATCATTCACCTCGGAACTGTTTCACAACTAAGAATGAAGTTCATGCTGGATGTTATCTCTGAACTTTCGCGACTGAGAGAGGACTTTTCGTGGGTCTTCGTCGGCTTGTCCACCGAGACGATTGAATGGGTTAACTCGAACAGTGCGAGTAAATCAATTCAAAGACACCTTATATTGATGGAGAAAGTGGAACATATGAAGGCTTTGGAACTAGTCAGGTTATCTTCAGTAGGTTTTAATTATCATCCTTTTGAAAAGAGATTCCAAGTTGCAATCCCTATGAAGGTCTTTGAGTACATGGCTTACGGTCTAGCGATTGTAAGTACATCGCTTCCGGAACTGTCATTGCTTCTTACTGACCAAAAGGATTCTATCCTAGTCGAAAGTCAAAGCGCCGAAGACTATGCAGTCGCCATAAACGATCTCCTTGATGACCCTGCTCGAATGGGCAGAATTTCCGCGGAAGCTCGACAAACGATTCTTGAGCGACTAAACTGGGAGATGAGTGAAGAACCAAAGTTACTTCATTCATACAGCAAGATTCTCGGAGGTAATTAG
- a CDS encoding glycosyltransferase family 2 protein — translation MNSLKLPKVSIIIPARNEEKFIKRCVESFLKCDYPGELIEVIVVDGMSEDRTREIVTEISRRDDRVLLIDNERKITPVAMNLGVKASKGEYVFFSGAHSEMPSDYISKCIKHAIETGADNVGGVMKTEPRVKSAVGIAISKVLSSPLGVGGAKFRTGVSKPTEVDTVPFGCYKREVFDRIGYFNEKLVRNQDIEFNLRLKRAGGKIILFPDIELTYYSRSTFKELWKNNFANGFWIITGAKYADNPFSIRHLIPLVFVLTLLIGIVFWVFFSIIGKLLVMILCVYLFLMLIESFSKGESLSVTLLMILAFPILHISYGIGSLCAVIFSARAAKS, via the coding sequence GTGAATAGTTTGAAATTGCCGAAAGTTTCGATTATTATACCTGCCAGAAACGAAGAAAAGTTTATCAAAAGATGCGTTGAATCATTTCTAAAATGTGACTATCCCGGAGAACTCATAGAGGTAATCGTAGTCGATGGAATGAGCGAGGATAGAACAAGAGAGATCGTTACTGAGATTTCAAGACGAGACGATAGAGTATTGTTAATTGATAATGAAAGAAAGATCACTCCCGTCGCGATGAATTTAGGCGTGAAGGCTTCTAAAGGCGAATACGTCTTCTTCAGCGGTGCACATAGCGAGATGCCCTCAGACTACATCTCGAAGTGTATCAAACATGCCATCGAGACTGGAGCAGACAATGTTGGCGGAGTAATGAAGACTGAGCCACGTGTCAAATCGGCTGTCGGAATTGCTATCTCAAAAGTTCTCTCAAGCCCGCTTGGGGTGGGAGGTGCCAAGTTCAGAACAGGTGTGAGCAAACCTACAGAAGTAGATACCGTTCCCTTCGGCTGCTACAAGAGAGAGGTCTTCGACAGAATCGGCTATTTCAACGAAAAACTCGTAAGAAATCAAGATATAGAATTCAATTTGCGTTTGAAACGCGCGGGGGGCAAAATAATTCTCTTTCCCGACATTGAACTGACATACTACTCACGATCGACTTTCAAAGAGCTCTGGAAGAACAACTTTGCGAATGGTTTTTGGATTATCACAGGAGCAAAATATGCAGACAATCCGTTTTCAATAAGACATTTGATTCCTCTGGTTTTTGTATTGACACTGCTGATTGGGATCGTTTTTTGGGTATTTTTCTCTATTATAGGTAAGCTTCTCGTAATGATACTATGTGTTTATTTGTTCTTGATGTTGATTGAGTCGTTTAGCAAGGGAGAAAGCTTGAGCGTTACGCTTCTAATGATCCTTGCCTTTCCTATACTTCACATATCTTACGGAATTGGGTCCTTGTGTGCGGTTATCTTTTCAGCGAGGGCAGCGAAATCATGA